A section of the Spirosoma pollinicola genome encodes:
- a CDS encoding sugar transferase gives MNIISTLFKQNDSEFISDKFGIDYTPIDVDLHKDSNTLLNIFLQWTPEQEVVTLPQRTFYINFGKRLIDIVISGLVLIFILSWLIPILGVLILIESKGPVLFIQTRSGRKGKPFHCLKIRTMLHVNETKKTFKQTDFDDKRVTSIGKFLRRTNIDEMPQFINVLLGHMSLVGPRPHAVPHDALHWASPAYRERYWVRPGITGLAQIRGSRGATNLTQQMEHRIRYDHLYITRQTFLLDMKIIFKTINLTLKGDSNAW, from the coding sequence ATGAATATTATTTCTACTCTCTTTAAGCAAAATGATTCAGAATTTATTTCAGATAAATTTGGAATAGATTATACTCCTATTGATGTTGATTTGCATAAAGATAGCAATACATTATTAAATATTTTCCTGCAATGGACGCCTGAACAGGAAGTTGTTACTCTGCCGCAGAGAACTTTTTATATCAACTTTGGAAAGCGCCTTATCGACATAGTTATATCAGGATTAGTCCTTATTTTTATCTTGTCATGGTTAATTCCTATTCTGGGTGTGTTAATTTTAATTGAATCAAAAGGGCCTGTTCTTTTTATTCAAACTCGTTCTGGCCGGAAGGGAAAGCCTTTTCACTGCCTGAAAATCCGTACGATGTTGCATGTTAATGAAACGAAAAAAACATTTAAACAGACTGATTTTGACGATAAGCGAGTAACATCTATAGGGAAATTTCTTCGTAGAACCAATATAGATGAAATGCCACAGTTTATTAATGTGCTGCTTGGTCACATGAGCCTTGTTGGGCCCCGCCCTCATGCTGTACCCCATGATGCTTTACATTGGGCATCGCCGGCCTACCGTGAGCGTTATTGGGTACGGCCGGGTATTACGGGTTTAGCTCAGATTAGAGGTTCACGTGGCGCAACGAATTTGACACAACAGATGGAACATAGAATTCGTTACGATCATCTTTATATTACTCGTCAAACGTTTTTGCTGGATATGAAAATTATATTTAAGACGATAAACTTAACACTAAAAGGAGATTCAAATGCTTGGTAG
- a CDS encoding non-ribosomal peptide synthetase codes for MTANFTIPHVDVVEYDPFSGPQITHIAPTTESQLEIWTACLLGSDDANRAYNESISLRLKGSFHKAAFEQAVQELTLRHDALRSVFSADGQHICVQEQIANVLHYEDFSAEPPSSLDQLVDTYCKQDALYVFDLINGPLFKPSLLKLSEQEHCFILTAHHIVCDGWSMGILIQDISALYSALAQNKRPELPEAMPFSQYADEQIAFNKSVEHEQIVDYWVSQYNEHVPVVELPIDFPRPTLRTYKGSRLDYPVDSELVSKVKKMGTQAGCSFVTTLLAAFDVLIHQLTGQEVITVGIPTAGQSLAQNHRLVGHCVNLLPIRSTLSEELSFLNFLKLCKKRTLDAYDHQQLTFGSLLKQLNVTRDVSRVPLVPVIFNIDLNMDDGASFWGLEHHLSSNPKEYGGFELFLNASGSEKALTFEWFYNTQLFKSETIDGIMYTFERLLKALVANPSMIINKNPYSGHTGSDSSFFQHLSPHPEKPEVSQGTDETIVDLFAQQVQKTPDNVALLFGNTTLTYRQLDEKANRLAHYLIGRGIRPDTLVPLCFQRSPDMIIAILGVLKAGGAYLPIDPDYPQERIDFMLADSGSKLMLTHSQVSTVWTGSQPLAELIRIDSDREIIDAESEQAPQPALKAHHLAYAIYTSGSTGQPKGVLIEHKSLVNFITNQSNEFSIDQFDCILQTSTYTFDPSIEQIFLALTTGARLVLINRETLIDPSELTRTINEQGITHLHATPSLLKQLIPGQYSTLKRVISGGEVCPPDLARNWSQWVQFYNKYGPTETTISSLQYLYTPGSLPLKSIPIGKPIANTYIYICNEEGKPLPIGVAGELYIGGAGLARGYHNKPALTAEKFVANPFGQLPDERMYKTGDLGKWLPDGNVEYLGRIDEQVKIRGYRVELNEIENVLRQHSGVKNCAVVAVDDNIVQDKQLVGYIVPEGKLNRKAIRDFMKAKLPGYMVPRTLVELDEIPLTPNGKVNKIALPEPVVDESKEYVDYVGPRTDVEKLVADIWLECLKLDKINIFDNFFELGGHSLIAIQVMNRLEKKTGKAIPLSTLFEYPTVEKLSLMLQMDGRSISWDSLVPIKPHGTKMPLYIVHGSGLHVLLFNTLAMNMDADQPIYGLQAKGINSEDEPFESIEEIAAYYIDAIMVKNADGPYALAGYSFGGRIAYEMSRQLMQMGKEVKLLIMFDTYAHQSNYFDPWISKVWNNSMSFVKERMYLFTMLKRNPLETVKSKRESAKRKINQLYRRVRYNEDHLEVFYGNYYKVHTANEIAFHKYRLAPQEVRIELFRAQKRNHYLEDCEFYGWKQFALKGINIHEVPGDHFNLFSPPNDNALARTLQRVLDNC; via the coding sequence ATGACTGCAAATTTTACTATTCCACACGTTGATGTCGTTGAATATGACCCCTTTTCCGGGCCACAGATAACTCATATAGCGCCAACCACCGAATCCCAGTTAGAAATATGGACCGCCTGCCTGTTAGGGAGCGATGATGCAAACCGGGCATACAATGAGTCGATCTCCCTTCGACTCAAGGGCTCTTTTCATAAAGCAGCATTCGAGCAGGCGGTGCAGGAGCTTACCCTTCGGCATGATGCGCTACGATCCGTATTCAGCGCCGACGGCCAGCACATCTGTGTTCAGGAGCAGATAGCCAATGTTCTTCACTACGAGGATTTCTCAGCGGAACCGCCTTCCAGTCTGGATCAACTGGTCGATACGTATTGCAAGCAGGATGCGCTGTATGTATTCGATTTGATTAATGGCCCCCTGTTCAAACCCAGCTTGCTGAAGCTGTCGGAACAGGAGCATTGCTTTATCTTAACCGCTCACCATATTGTTTGTGACGGCTGGTCGATGGGTATCCTCATCCAGGATATCAGTGCTTTGTATTCGGCACTAGCGCAGAATAAACGCCCTGAATTGCCCGAAGCGATGCCATTCAGCCAGTATGCCGATGAACAAATCGCGTTTAACAAATCCGTAGAGCACGAGCAGATTGTTGACTACTGGGTCAGCCAGTACAACGAGCATGTGCCGGTAGTAGAACTGCCCATCGATTTTCCCCGTCCTACCTTACGAACGTATAAGGGAAGCCGGCTGGATTACCCGGTCGATAGTGAACTGGTCAGCAAGGTGAAAAAGATGGGGACCCAGGCCGGCTGTAGTTTCGTGACAACCTTGTTGGCTGCGTTCGACGTATTGATCCATCAATTAACGGGTCAGGAGGTCATCACGGTAGGCATTCCCACGGCCGGACAGTCGCTGGCACAAAACCACCGGTTGGTGGGGCATTGTGTGAATTTATTGCCGATACGGAGTACACTTTCGGAAGAGCTGAGTTTTCTGAACTTTCTGAAATTATGCAAGAAAAGAACGCTGGATGCCTATGATCATCAGCAGTTGACGTTTGGCAGCCTGCTGAAGCAACTGAACGTCACCAGAGACGTGTCGCGGGTGCCACTGGTGCCCGTTATCTTCAATATAGATCTGAACATGGATGATGGAGCTTCCTTCTGGGGTCTCGAGCATCATCTAAGCAGCAATCCCAAGGAATACGGAGGTTTCGAACTGTTTCTGAATGCCAGCGGATCGGAGAAAGCGCTGACCTTCGAATGGTTCTACAATACCCAACTGTTCAAAAGCGAGACTATTGATGGAATAATGTACACGTTTGAACGCCTGTTGAAGGCGTTGGTGGCCAATCCGTCAATGATCATCAACAAGAATCCCTATAGTGGTCATACTGGTTCCGACAGTAGTTTCTTCCAGCACCTTTCCCCCCACCCCGAAAAGCCAGAGGTTTCGCAGGGTACAGATGAAACAATTGTCGATCTGTTCGCTCAGCAGGTGCAGAAGACCCCCGATAACGTAGCGCTCTTGTTCGGGAATACGACACTTACCTACCGGCAACTGGATGAGAAGGCCAATCGGCTGGCTCATTACCTGATTGGGCGCGGCATCCGGCCGGACACGCTTGTTCCGCTGTGTTTTCAGCGTTCTCCGGACATGATCATTGCGATACTGGGCGTATTGAAAGCGGGCGGGGCTTACCTGCCCATCGACCCGGACTATCCGCAGGAGCGTATTGACTTCATGCTGGCCGATTCAGGCAGCAAGCTCATGCTGACCCACTCGCAGGTTAGCACCGTATGGACGGGGTCGCAGCCCTTAGCCGAACTGATACGGATCGATAGTGACCGGGAAATTATCGACGCTGAATCCGAACAGGCGCCACAGCCTGCTTTGAAGGCTCACCACCTGGCCTACGCGATCTACACATCGGGATCCACGGGACAGCCCAAAGGAGTACTTATTGAGCACAAAAGCCTGGTTAATTTTATCACCAACCAGTCGAACGAATTTTCCATAGACCAATTTGATTGTATTCTACAAACCAGTACCTACACGTTCGACCCTTCGATCGAACAGATCTTTCTGGCTCTGACTACCGGTGCCCGGCTGGTGTTGATAAACAGAGAAACGTTAATCGACCCCAGCGAACTCACCCGAACGATAAATGAACAGGGAATAACCCACCTTCATGCTACACCAAGTCTGCTTAAACAATTGATTCCCGGCCAGTACAGTACACTGAAACGGGTGATTTCCGGCGGTGAAGTATGCCCGCCCGATCTAGCCCGAAATTGGAGTCAGTGGGTTCAGTTTTACAATAAATACGGCCCTACCGAAACAACGATCAGTTCTCTTCAGTACCTGTACACGCCCGGTAGTCTTCCGCTGAAATCAATTCCCATTGGTAAGCCCATTGCCAATACGTACATCTACATCTGCAATGAGGAGGGCAAACCGCTGCCGATTGGTGTGGCCGGTGAGTTATACATTGGCGGAGCCGGATTGGCACGGGGGTATCACAACAAGCCCGCCCTTACCGCCGAAAAATTCGTTGCCAATCCGTTCGGCCAACTACCCGACGAACGAATGTACAAAACCGGTGATTTAGGAAAATGGCTGCCCGATGGCAACGTAGAGTACCTGGGACGGATTGATGAGCAGGTCAAAATTCGAGGCTATCGGGTCGAATTGAATGAAATCGAGAATGTACTCCGGCAGCATTCAGGAGTGAAGAATTGCGCAGTTGTGGCTGTAGACGACAACATCGTGCAGGACAAACAACTGGTCGGGTATATTGTGCCCGAAGGTAAACTGAACCGAAAGGCAATCCGCGATTTCATGAAGGCGAAGTTGCCCGGTTACATGGTTCCACGGACGTTGGTGGAACTGGACGAGATACCGCTAACCCCGAACGGTAAAGTAAACAAAATAGCGCTGCCTGAACCCGTTGTCGATGAGTCGAAAGAGTACGTTGATTATGTGGGCCCTCGCACGGACGTCGAGAAACTGGTCGCCGATATATGGCTTGAATGCCTGAAGCTCGATAAAATAAATATATTTGATAATTTTTTCGAGTTGGGCGGGCATTCGCTGATTGCCATACAGGTTATGAACCGGCTGGAGAAGAAAACGGGGAAAGCTATTCCCCTGTCAACCTTATTCGAGTACCCAACCGTTGAAAAGCTGTCGTTGATGTTGCAGATGGACGGCCGATCCATTAGCTGGGATTCGCTGGTTCCCATAAAACCGCATGGCACCAAAATGCCGCTCTACATCGTTCACGGATCGGGCCTTCACGTGCTGTTATTCAACACGTTAGCCATGAACATGGACGCAGATCAGCCCATTTACGGGTTGCAGGCGAAAGGCATCAACAGCGAAGACGAGCCTTTTGAAAGCATCGAGGAAATAGCAGCCTACTACATCGATGCCATCATGGTAAAAAATGCCGATGGTCCCTACGCGTTGGCCGGCTACTCGTTTGGCGGGCGGATCGCTTATGAAATGAGCCGACAGTTGATGCAGATGGGCAAGGAAGTGAAGTTGTTGATTATGTTCGACACTTACGCCCACCAGTCAAACTACTTCGATCCCTGGATCAGCAAAGTATGGAACAACTCCATGTCGTTCGTGAAAGAGCGCATGTATCTATTCACCATGCTGAAAAGGAACCCGCTGGAAACGGTGAAATCGAAGCGGGAATCGGCAAAACGCAAGATCAATCAGCTGTATCGACGCGTTCGTTATAATGAAGATCACCTCGAAGTATTTTATGGCAACTATTATAAAGTCCATACGGCCAATGAAATAGCTTTTCATAAATACCGGCTGGCCCCTCAGGAGGTGAGAATCGAACTGTTTCGGGCTCAGAAGCGCAACCATTACCTAGAAGATTGCGAATTTTATGGCTGGAAGCAGTTTGCGTTGAAAGGAATAAATATCCATGAGGTTCCCGGCGACCATTTTAACCTGTTTTCGCCCCCGAATGACAACGCGCTGGCGCGAACTCTGCAACGGGTTTTGGATAATTGTTAA
- a CDS encoding serine hydrolase: protein MIHRFRYFIVCLLLGQLTVQAQSINKPLPVRLKTLDSALTRLHEQTMFNGVVLVAEKGTTRYKKVFGTANYATNEPLTTNSAFNLASVSKQFIAMMIMQLQEQGKLRYNELVRTYLPGFPYDTITVRHLLTHTSGLPEYFDLAQQYTGPLDTLTNAGVIQLLKEHKPPLDFRPGAGWRYCNTGYVLLGSIISTLSGMPVERFFDQQIVKPLKLKNTYVYYLNSSTTPRNRVYGFKREDGKNWPNDLIRLDGVIGDGNVYSSVEDLLVWEQALSTEKLVKASTFREAITPVKLNDQSSFPYGFGWFIEADGKILAHTGSWVGFLNVLVRYTDKKETLIVLSNGSDGSARRIAREIMEGKSAELLQTKLITNIQLIDGSGIAARKASVRLQNDRVWEIGDLTPFPKEPVTDGRGLVLAPGFIDSHSHHVSGLSEQPDAPAVVNQGITTIVSGQDGGSYSMDTLQAMLKRQPVAINIATYTGQATLRQQAMGANGLYRTSKPAELSRMKALLRAELSKGSLGLSTGLEYEAAFFSSRDEVIQLAQVAADSGGRYMSHIRSEDISLDDAVDEIIQIGRITKMPVQISHLKIALRDKWGQSAHLLAQLEQARMEGINITADCYPYDYWNSTLRVLFPKRDYTNLASAEFATNHLFDPLKSVLVRFAANPVYAGKTVGEVATLRHEKPAQTLMGLVAEAAEFSTKNPDISGVEAIMGKAMDEPDVANFLNWSHTNICSDGANDGHPRGYGAFTRVLGRYVHDQKIMTLETAIQKMTSLTAEHLGLKNRGLIAPGYYADLVLLNPDTVKDNARIGNNKALSTGIEAVWVAGQLVYQGQKSTGVHPGVLIRR, encoded by the coding sequence ATGATTCACCGGTTTCGATATTTCATAGTTTGCCTGCTGTTGGGACAACTCACGGTTCAGGCTCAATCAATCAATAAGCCCTTACCCGTTCGTTTAAAAACGCTTGATTCCGCTCTGACACGACTTCATGAGCAAACTATGTTTAACGGGGTCGTGCTGGTTGCAGAAAAAGGAACTACCCGCTATAAAAAAGTATTTGGCACGGCGAACTATGCCACAAATGAACCCCTTACAACGAATTCGGCCTTTAATCTGGCGTCTGTTTCGAAACAGTTTATTGCCATGATGATCATGCAGTTGCAGGAGCAGGGTAAGCTTCGGTACAATGAGCTGGTGCGAACTTACCTGCCTGGTTTTCCATATGATACCATTACCGTTCGGCATCTGCTGACGCACACATCGGGTCTGCCCGAGTATTTTGATTTGGCGCAGCAGTACACCGGGCCACTCGATACACTCACCAACGCGGGTGTGATCCAGTTGCTTAAAGAACATAAACCACCGCTTGATTTTCGCCCTGGAGCAGGCTGGCGGTATTGCAACACAGGTTACGTTTTGCTGGGGTCAATTATCTCGACCTTGTCTGGTATGCCCGTTGAGCGATTCTTCGATCAGCAGATTGTGAAGCCGCTGAAGCTCAAAAACACTTATGTCTATTACCTCAATAGCAGCACCACCCCCCGAAACCGGGTGTATGGTTTTAAACGGGAAGACGGAAAAAACTGGCCAAACGATCTGATTCGGCTGGATGGCGTTATTGGTGATGGAAATGTGTATTCGTCTGTTGAGGATTTGTTGGTTTGGGAACAAGCGCTAAGCACGGAAAAACTAGTAAAAGCCAGCACCTTTCGCGAGGCAATTACGCCGGTTAAACTCAATGACCAGAGTAGTTTCCCGTATGGTTTTGGCTGGTTTATTGAAGCTGATGGTAAGATATTGGCGCATACCGGCAGTTGGGTGGGCTTTTTGAACGTACTTGTTCGCTATACCGATAAAAAAGAAACACTAATCGTATTGAGCAACGGGAGTGATGGATCGGCCCGGCGCATTGCCCGCGAGATTATGGAGGGTAAATCCGCCGAATTACTCCAAACGAAACTGATTACCAACATTCAACTCATCGACGGCTCTGGTATCGCGGCTCGCAAGGCATCGGTACGGCTCCAAAATGACCGGGTTTGGGAGATAGGCGACCTGACACCTTTTCCAAAGGAGCCTGTTACCGACGGTCGTGGTCTGGTGCTTGCCCCCGGTTTTATTGACAGCCATAGTCACCATGTGTCAGGCTTAAGTGAGCAGCCCGATGCACCAGCCGTTGTTAATCAGGGTATTACAACGATTGTGTCGGGGCAGGATGGCGGTAGTTATTCGATGGACACCTTACAGGCGATGCTGAAACGGCAACCCGTAGCGATCAACATTGCGACCTACACAGGTCAGGCAACGTTACGACAGCAGGCGATGGGCGCGAATGGACTTTACAGAACGTCGAAACCGGCCGAATTAAGCCGAATGAAAGCCTTGCTTCGGGCCGAATTGAGCAAAGGTTCGCTGGGTTTGTCGACCGGACTTGAATATGAAGCCGCCTTTTTCTCCAGCCGCGACGAGGTTATCCAACTGGCGCAGGTAGCCGCCGATTCGGGTGGGCGGTACATGAGCCACATCCGTAGTGAAGATATTTCGCTCGACGATGCGGTGGACGAGATTATCCAGATTGGCCGGATCACGAAGATGCCGGTGCAGATTTCACACCTTAAAATCGCCCTTCGCGACAAATGGGGTCAGTCGGCTCATCTGCTGGCCCAACTGGAGCAAGCCCGCATGGAAGGCATAAACATCACTGCCGATTGCTACCCTTACGACTACTGGAATTCGACCTTGCGGGTGCTATTTCCCAAACGGGATTACACGAATCTTGCCAGTGCAGAATTCGCTACCAATCACCTTTTCGACCCCTTGAAATCGGTGCTGGTGCGCTTTGCCGCCAACCCGGTCTATGCTGGCAAAACAGTAGGCGAAGTCGCAACGCTCCGCCATGAAAAACCCGCCCAAACGCTGATGGGACTAGTTGCTGAAGCCGCTGAGTTTTCAACGAAGAACCCTGATATCAGCGGTGTCGAAGCCATCATGGGTAAGGCGATGGATGAACCTGACGTGGCTAATTTCCTGAACTGGTCTCACACAAACATATGCTCAGACGGAGCTAATGATGGTCACCCACGCGGTTATGGAGCGTTTACGCGGGTTTTAGGTCGATATGTTCACGATCAGAAAATCATGACGCTCGAAACCGCCATTCAAAAGATGACCAGCCTGACCGCCGAGCATCTTGGTCTCAAAAACCGGGGATTGATTGCACCTGGTTACTACGCTGATCTGGTATTACTAAACCCGGACACCGTGAAGGATAACGCCCGTATAGGCAATAACAAAGCGCTCTCTACGGGTATCGAAGCGGTTTGGGTTGCTGGTCAACTGGTTTATCAAGGGCAGAAATCGACGGGTGTTCATCCGGGGGTATTGATTAGGCGGTAA